A genomic segment from Desulfonatronum lacustre DSM 10312 encodes:
- a CDS encoding FAD-binding oxidoreductase, with amino-acid sequence MAAQCRHYAMCKIDYLGTGLCASGTTHYYVSHFPQGRMDIYDALAKGLVPITQGLVEIADSCNLCGICDRQCHFVTGMRPVQVMKALKEHVRDWLAQGFEPLHVASDPDLDGLREIVGRQWATNDPAILVTYANDPFPLAGMRMPRFVTLPGTRDEVAALVRFANRRDIPYAVRGNGGSVFGFVFSDGLVMDMQRMKGIAIDVENWTASVEPGVTSFELQQEAVRHGFRVNTAEPAATVCGNIVCTGLFSTWSNAYGVNADTFVDMEFVNAGGDVFRLNEPSAPNAFCYEHRLTPSPGICTQAVVRLHPTTDDEEGLLVPFADFGEAATFARDLSRRRIGLAVGVLGGHYLSTFMSPSADLADRVRHGLSEALGLRYAVFVVGDRFACEAVRSMREAVIDGELFRMLMLGLPRLADDDWLELVAGMGGDRPPYEVLSRPELRPVLDAVLRPSPETAALAVDADLRDFYTKLYARPEMTDMVWLNMFRILSSRMSRHKHMFAFLVYVPLNRVDLVEDICAELKRIADNHGIDNDYGFLTPLDMGKRGILEYDYYIDHQDPTEAEKIRKAMVEFEPYLDDLSASIKGVKWLKYIFSQGCARKEAFLYT; translated from the coding sequence GTGGCGGCGCAGTGCCGCCACTACGCCATGTGCAAGATCGACTATCTGGGGACCGGATTGTGCGCCTCAGGGACAACACACTATTATGTCAGTCACTTTCCCCAGGGGCGGATGGACATTTACGACGCCCTGGCCAAGGGGCTCGTTCCGATTACCCAGGGGCTCGTGGAGATTGCCGATTCCTGCAACTTGTGCGGCATCTGCGACCGGCAGTGCCATTTCGTGACCGGAATGCGGCCGGTGCAGGTGATGAAGGCCCTCAAGGAACACGTCCGGGACTGGCTGGCCCAGGGCTTTGAGCCTCTTCACGTCGCATCCGATCCGGACCTGGACGGCCTGCGCGAGATTGTCGGCCGCCAGTGGGCCACCAATGATCCGGCCATCCTGGTGACCTACGCCAACGATCCCTTTCCCCTGGCCGGGATGCGCATGCCGCGCTTCGTGACCCTGCCCGGAACCCGGGACGAGGTCGCGGCCCTGGTCCGCTTCGCGAACCGGCGCGACATCCCGTACGCCGTGCGGGGCAACGGCGGGAGCGTGTTCGGGTTCGTGTTCAGTGACGGCCTGGTCATGGACATGCAGCGGATGAAGGGCATTGCCATCGACGTCGAGAACTGGACCGCCTCAGTGGAACCGGGGGTGACCTCGTTTGAACTGCAACAGGAGGCGGTGCGGCACGGTTTCCGGGTGAACACCGCTGAGCCGGCGGCCACGGTCTGCGGGAACATTGTCTGCACCGGGCTGTTCTCGACCTGGTCCAATGCCTACGGAGTCAACGCGGACACCTTTGTGGACATGGAGTTCGTGAATGCCGGCGGGGATGTTTTTCGGCTCAACGAGCCGTCCGCCCCCAATGCCTTTTGTTATGAACACCGATTGACTCCGTCGCCGGGCATCTGCACCCAGGCTGTCGTGCGCCTGCATCCGACCACGGACGACGAGGAAGGGCTGCTTGTGCCCTTCGCCGATTTCGGAGAGGCCGCGACTTTCGCCCGGGATCTGAGCCGGCGGCGGATCGGGCTGGCTGTCGGCGTGCTCGGCGGCCATTACCTTTCCACGTTCATGTCGCCGTCGGCCGATCTCGCGGACCGGGTCCGGCACGGTCTTTCAGAGGCCCTCGGCCTGCGCTACGCCGTGTTCGTGGTGGGGGACCGGTTCGCGTGCGAGGCCGTGCGATCCATGCGTGAAGCCGTGATCGACGGGGAGCTGTTCCGGATGTTGATGCTCGGTCTGCCCCGGTTGGCTGACGACGACTGGCTGGAGCTGGTCGCGGGGATGGGCGGAGATCGTCCGCCGTACGAGGTATTGTCGCGTCCGGAACTGCGACCCGTGCTGGACGCGGTGCTGCGTCCCTCTCCGGAAACCGCGGCCCTGGCCGTGGACGCGGATTTGCGGGACTTTTACACGAAACTGTATGCCCGGCCGGAAATGACGGACATGGTCTGGCTGAACATGTTCCGGATCCTCAGCTCCCGGATGTCCCGGCACAAGCATATGTTCGCCTTTCTGGTCTACGTGCCGCTGAACCGCGTGGACCTGGTCGAGGATATCTGCGCGGAACTCAAACGCATCGCCGACAACCACGGCATCGACAATGATTACGGTTTTCTGACGCCTCTGGACATGGGCAAGCGGGGCATCCTGGAATACGACTACTACATTGATCACCAGGACCCGACGGAGGCCGAAAAAATCCGCAAGGCCATGGTCGAGTTCGAACCGTACCTGGACGACCTGAGCGCATCGATCAAGGGAGTGAAATGGTTGAAGTACATTTTTTCCCAGGGCTGCGCGCGCAAGGAAGCGTTTTTATACACCTGA
- a CDS encoding DUF3185 family protein: MKSTQIIGIALLVLGAILLFFGFQSSQAVDDQIMETLTGRLTESTMFLLIAGGVSMAVGLGLLVLKR, translated from the coding sequence ATGAAGAGCACTCAAATAATCGGCATTGCACTTCTGGTACTCGGCGCCATACTGCTTTTTTTCGGCTTTCAATCATCCCAAGCGGTTGACGATCAGATTATGGAAACCCTCACCGGACGTTTAACGGAATCCACCATGTTCTTGTTAATCGCCGGTGGAGTTTCAATGGCCGTTGGTTTGGGTCTGCTGGTTCTCAAAAGGTGA
- a CDS encoding Ku protein codes for MAEQHDNEIRRRSIWFGTVSFGLVSIPVALLPARRSQQVRLRMLGPDGTPLARKYYCPVSNRLIEQEEIIRGYEVEEGKFITVTDDELESLQPQKSREIDLRRFVPAEQIDPKYLDRPYFLAPLGDSRKAYRLLTEIMEKSDKVGIATFVMRSREYLVAILAENGLLIAETLRFADEIRSPEAIGGIIAKEIPKELVERMAEEIRSASADELDLDELKDISTAKLVALAERKRLAGRDVVVSPERDRERETESEEHGQEPGKIIDLMQFLKRSVEMESAQESTSEAQDRDPLEKLSKPDLYGRAKKLEIPGRSSMDHRELLEAVRESQRTS; via the coding sequence GTGGCTGAGCAGCACGACAATGAAATCCGGCGCCGGTCGATCTGGTTTGGAACCGTTTCCTTTGGCCTGGTCAGCATCCCGGTTGCGCTCTTGCCAGCCCGGCGTTCGCAGCAGGTCCGTTTGCGCATGCTCGGACCCGATGGAACCCCACTGGCCCGGAAGTATTATTGCCCCGTGAGTAATCGGCTGATTGAACAGGAAGAGATCATCCGCGGGTATGAAGTCGAAGAAGGGAAATTCATCACCGTCACGGATGACGAACTCGAATCGCTTCAACCGCAAAAAAGCCGGGAAATAGATCTGCGTCGTTTTGTGCCCGCGGAACAGATCGATCCCAAGTATTTGGATCGCCCCTATTTTCTGGCACCCTTGGGCGATTCACGAAAAGCATACCGCTTGCTGACCGAAATCATGGAAAAATCCGACAAGGTGGGCATTGCCACTTTTGTGATGCGTTCACGGGAGTACTTGGTGGCTATCCTGGCGGAGAACGGCCTTCTGATAGCAGAAACCCTGCGTTTTGCCGATGAGATCCGGTCGCCGGAGGCCATCGGCGGCATCATTGCCAAGGAGATTCCCAAGGAACTGGTTGAGCGCATGGCGGAAGAAATCCGGAGCGCGTCCGCCGATGAATTGGATCTGGATGAGTTGAAGGACATCTCCACCGCAAAGCTTGTTGCCTTGGCCGAGCGCAAGCGCCTGGCAGGTCGGGATGTGGTTGTGTCGCCGGAAAGGGATAGGGAACGGGAAACGGAATCGGAAGAGCATGGCCAAGAGCCTGGTAAGATCATCGACCTGATGCAGTTTCTGAAACGCAGCGTGGAAATGGAATCAGCACAAGAATCGACCTCGGAAGCACAAGACAGAGACCCTCTCGAAAAGCTCAGCAAGCCCGATCTGTACGGCAGGGCCAAAAAGCTTGAAATACCCGGAAGAAGTTCGATGGACCACCGGGAACTATTGGAGGCGGTTCGCGAGAGTCAGCGAACCTCTTGA
- a CDS encoding ubiquinone/menaquinone biosynthesis methyltransferase — protein MPEEVSYGFKKVHPSEKRRLVLGHFEAIARRYDLADALLSFGLHFLWRRRAMRRLRLHIGDRVLDLCGGTGDFAVAAAKAVGSAGMVVVCDISRAMMGAGRRKAARAGVSDRIVWIQGDAERMGFARDSFDAVIVGYGIRNFVVLEQGLREMHRVLAPGGTCMAMEFSIPSTPWVRRLYQFYSFRILPWAGALITGTAAPFHYLSESIRVFPAPEQVQNLMTANGFANTSFERLSNGLAVLYSGKKRSPNIPSSTPSQPPFRNFPVSP, from the coding sequence ATGCCCGAAGAGGTCTCTTACGGGTTCAAGAAAGTGCATCCAAGTGAAAAGCGCCGCCTGGTGCTCGGCCATTTCGAGGCCATTGCCCGGCGCTACGACCTGGCGGACGCGCTGCTCAGCTTCGGGCTGCACTTTTTGTGGAGGCGACGGGCCATGCGCAGGCTAAGGCTGCACATCGGCGACAGGGTCCTGGACCTGTGCGGGGGCACCGGCGATTTCGCCGTTGCGGCGGCCAAAGCCGTTGGATCGGCGGGAATGGTGGTGGTCTGCGATATCAGCAGGGCCATGATGGGCGCTGGCCGGCGCAAGGCCGCCCGCGCCGGCGTGTCGGACCGCATCGTATGGATTCAGGGGGATGCGGAGCGGATGGGATTTGCCCGGGACAGTTTCGACGCGGTCATCGTGGGCTACGGCATCCGCAATTTTGTTGTTCTGGAGCAGGGGCTGCGGGAGATGCACCGCGTTCTCGCACCCGGCGGAACGTGTATGGCCATGGAGTTCTCCATTCCCTCGACCCCCTGGGTGCGACGTCTTTATCAATTCTATTCCTTCCGTATTCTGCCCTGGGCCGGGGCGCTGATCACCGGCACGGCCGCGCCGTTTCACTATCTGTCCGAATCCATCCGGGTCTTTCCCGCTCCGGAGCAGGTCCAGAATCTCATGACGGCCAACGGATTCGCGAACACCTCTTTTGAGCGGCTGAGCAACGGTCTGGCCGTGCTGTACTCAGGGAAGAAGCGCTCTCCAAACATTCCGTCTTCCACTCCCTCGCAACCTCCGTTCAGGAATTTTCCCGTCTCCCCGTGA
- a CDS encoding Ku protein — protein MALRSIWKGVIRFGGVSVPVKLFSAVEDRKVHFRLLHASDLTPVEQRMVDPRTGKTIPKEQIRRGLEVETGDIVMISPEELEALVPVPSRDIEITRFIEHGRVNYQWYDRPYFLGPDGKGEQYQALAEVLAKEQRQGIARWTMRKKRYVGSLHEEDGLLKLITLRFADEVIDARAIPRPEGRRFEPLELRMAEQLVNALAGDFEPTEYRDEYRHRVMELVNTKALGNVYRFEKPKQRRSKIASLADTLEQSLNQIRKQHSG, from the coding sequence ATGGCCCTGCGTTCGATCTGGAAAGGAGTGATTCGCTTTGGCGGGGTTTCCGTGCCGGTCAAGCTGTTTTCCGCAGTGGAGGATCGCAAGGTCCATTTCCGATTGCTGCACGCGTCGGATCTCACGCCGGTGGAACAGCGCATGGTTGATCCGCGCACTGGGAAGACGATCCCCAAGGAACAAATCCGCCGAGGACTGGAGGTGGAAACCGGTGATATCGTGATGATCTCGCCGGAAGAACTGGAAGCGCTTGTTCCCGTACCGTCCAGGGATATTGAAATCACCCGGTTCATCGAACACGGGCGGGTCAACTATCAATGGTATGATCGTCCCTATTTTCTCGGACCGGATGGCAAAGGCGAGCAGTACCAGGCTCTGGCCGAGGTCTTGGCGAAAGAGCAACGCCAAGGCATCGCCCGGTGGACGATGCGCAAGAAACGGTATGTCGGTTCGCTTCATGAAGAAGACGGCCTGCTCAAGCTGATCACGCTGCGTTTTGCCGACGAAGTGATCGATGCCCGGGCGATTCCCAGACCCGAAGGCCGCCGGTTTGAGCCTCTGGAGTTGCGGATGGCCGAGCAGTTGGTCAATGCCCTGGCCGGAGATTTCGAGCCGACCGAATACCGCGACGAATATCGGCACCGGGTCATGGAGCTTGTGAATACCAAAGCCCTGGGGAATGTCTACCGATTTGAAAAGCCGAAGCAGCGCCGCTCGAAGATAGCTTCGCTGGCCGACACCCTGGAACAGAGTCTGAATCAGATAAGGAAACAACACAGTGGCTGA
- the ligD gene encoding DNA ligase D → MHLNACFHEKETQGIPIDNITPSKHMTLKEYQRKRNFQKSHEPEGKEDVSHESRLFVIQKHAASRLHYDLRLELDGVLKSWALPKGPSLDPGQKRLAVHVEDHPLEYGTFEGTIPKEEYGGGTVMLWDKGTWIPDGDPMEDYRKGRMHFEIQGEKLRGKWILFKMAGDKSSNKQNWLFVKSKDAHADKDIADRLLDEQDRSVSTGRSMEQIALHRDTGADQPEDSLPPPPFRLKSAQKASMPEVIHPQLPTLVETPPLDNQWLHEIKYDGYRIIAFLKNGSARLMSRNGKDWTSRLQPVAYALAGFPAQTAVIDGEVVMQRPDGTTSFQALQNSFQGPTSGTLLYYVFDLLYRDGYDLTRSPLLERKNHLAQCLGKMDPRSEVIRFSDHIQGSGGLVYEHACRIALEGIISKDGLSTYHQKRTRGWVKIKCQHRDEFVIGGYTEPSGSRTGFGALLLGIYDDKLLGSYDDKEELRYCGKVGTGFSRKQLASLKKNMVGLERKTPPFINPPKGADARGVHWINPELVAEVAFTGWTQDDILRHPAFKGLREDKPAKDVRRKTMISTKTPVKIPAHIPAKLSMDTAEAEQPKPTSRKETPEVNEAGKAGPAIKHVRLTNEQRIYYPELGTTKADLVRYYQLVSDYMLPHVVHRPLSLLRCPRGRGQDCFYQKHFTESLPVFVREIEIEDKNGAEKYIVVDDIEGLISLVQLGVLEFHPWNAREDRIDRPDLIVMDLDPAPGVALADVVKGTRLLHEFLTTLGLRSFLKTSGGKGFHVVVPLQRRSGWDVVKGFARAVAVQMTRIHPDRFVATVSKKKRAGKIYIDYLRNGRGATSVAPYSTRANHGAPISMPMTWEELSPRTAPDKYRINNIEERLRAFKEYPWKDFFNTTQSITKSIQKQIDSP, encoded by the coding sequence TTGCATTTGAATGCTTGTTTCCATGAAAAAGAGACGCAAGGCATTCCAATCGACAACATTACTCCATCTAAACACATGACGCTCAAGGAATATCAACGCAAGAGAAATTTCCAAAAATCCCATGAACCGGAGGGAAAAGAGGATGTTTCTCATGAAAGCCGACTTTTTGTCATCCAAAAGCATGCGGCCAGTCGGCTGCATTACGACCTGCGGCTCGAACTCGATGGAGTGCTGAAAAGCTGGGCCCTGCCCAAAGGTCCGAGCCTTGATCCCGGCCAAAAGAGACTGGCGGTGCATGTGGAGGATCATCCTCTCGAGTATGGGACCTTCGAAGGAACAATCCCCAAGGAAGAGTATGGAGGCGGAACCGTCATGCTCTGGGACAAAGGGACATGGATTCCGGATGGAGATCCGATGGAAGATTACCGCAAAGGACGGATGCATTTTGAAATCCAGGGCGAAAAACTTCGCGGAAAATGGATTTTATTCAAGATGGCTGGAGACAAATCGAGCAATAAGCAAAATTGGCTTTTCGTAAAATCCAAGGATGCGCACGCCGACAAGGATATTGCGGATCGTTTGCTCGATGAGCAGGATCGAAGCGTATCCACCGGAAGATCCATGGAGCAGATCGCGTTACATCGCGACACGGGTGCGGACCAACCAGAAGATTCGCTCCCTCCTCCCCCTTTCCGCCTGAAAAGCGCCCAAAAAGCCTCAATGCCGGAGGTCATCCACCCACAACTGCCGACTCTGGTCGAAACTCCCCCGCTGGACAACCAGTGGCTCCACGAGATCAAGTACGACGGGTATCGGATCATCGCCTTCCTGAAAAACGGCTCGGCTCGGCTGATGAGCCGCAACGGCAAGGATTGGACCTCCAGGCTGCAACCTGTTGCCTATGCCTTAGCAGGATTTCCAGCGCAAACCGCGGTCATCGACGGAGAAGTCGTGATGCAACGCCCGGATGGCACAACAAGTTTTCAGGCCTTGCAGAATTCTTTTCAGGGCCCAACTTCCGGAACACTGCTCTATTACGTCTTCGATCTTCTCTACCGCGATGGATATGACCTCACCCGCTCTCCGCTTTTGGAACGCAAAAACCACTTGGCGCAGTGTCTCGGCAAAATGGATCCCCGGTCGGAGGTCATCCGGTTCAGCGACCATATCCAAGGTTCGGGCGGCCTTGTTTACGAGCATGCCTGCCGAATTGCCCTGGAAGGGATCATCTCCAAAGACGGTCTGAGCACCTACCACCAGAAACGCACCCGCGGATGGGTCAAGATCAAATGTCAACACCGCGATGAATTCGTTATCGGCGGCTACACCGAGCCTTCCGGCTCCCGAACCGGTTTTGGCGCCCTGCTCCTGGGGATCTATGACGACAAGCTCCTGGGGAGCTATGACGACAAGGAAGAACTCCGCTATTGCGGCAAGGTGGGCACGGGATTCAGCCGGAAGCAACTTGCGTCATTGAAAAAAAACATGGTCGGCCTGGAACGCAAAACGCCGCCTTTCATCAATCCTCCGAAAGGAGCGGATGCTCGCGGAGTTCACTGGATCAATCCCGAACTGGTCGCGGAAGTCGCCTTCACCGGCTGGACACAGGACGACATTTTACGCCACCCGGCCTTTAAGGGGCTTCGCGAGGACAAGCCCGCAAAGGATGTCCGCCGAAAAACCATGATTTCGACCAAGACCCCGGTAAAGATCCCGGCCCATATCCCGGCCAAGTTATCAATGGACACGGCTGAAGCTGAGCAACCCAAACCGACATCCCGCAAGGAAACACCTGAGGTCAATGAGGCGGGAAAAGCCGGTCCTGCTATCAAACATGTTCGCCTGACAAACGAACAGCGCATCTATTATCCAGAACTGGGAACAACTAAGGCTGATCTGGTCCGCTATTATCAACTGGTATCCGATTACATGCTGCCTCATGTGGTGCACCGCCCCCTCTCCCTGCTGCGCTGTCCCAGGGGCAGGGGGCAGGATTGCTTTTATCAGAAACATTTTACTGAATCGCTGCCTGTCTTTGTCCGGGAAATTGAGATTGAGGATAAAAATGGTGCTGAAAAATACATCGTGGTGGATGACATTGAAGGGCTGATCAGCCTGGTCCAGCTGGGAGTGCTCGAATTCCATCCCTGGAATGCTCGGGAAGATCGGATCGATCGCCCGGATCTGATCGTCATGGATCTCGATCCGGCTCCAGGGGTCGCTCTCGCTGATGTGGTCAAGGGCACACGCTTGCTTCATGAATTCTTGACCACCCTTGGCCTTCGGAGCTTTCTGAAGACATCCGGCGGGAAAGGGTTTCATGTGGTCGTTCCCCTGCAACGGCGCTCCGGTTGGGACGTGGTCAAAGGCTTCGCCCGTGCCGTGGCCGTGCAGATGACCCGCATCCATCCGGATCGCTTTGTGGCTACGGTCAGCAAAAAAAAGCGGGCAGGGAAAATTTATATCGACTACTTACGAAACGGGAGGGGTGCGACCAGTGTTGCTCCATATTCAACTCGGGCCAACCACGGGGCCCCGATTTCCATGCCTATGACCTGGGAAGAATTATCTCCGCGAACTGCTCCGGACAAATACCGGATCAACAACATCGAAGAGCGACTCCGGGCATTCAAAGAGTATCCCTGGAAGGATTTTTTCAATACAACTCAATCCATTACCAAGTCGATCCAGAAGCAGATCGACTCTCCCTGA
- a CDS encoding SDR family oxidoreductase translates to MSSQLRRQTILVTGGTGLLGSHIIARLLADGHNVLALARGRGELSAAQRMVRRLDWFGLPHDQRDRLEVLEGRLERPGLGLDARSAQYVRSEVDETIHCASDTSFSADKREQVVRANVQGLEHLLDLLQGSRCRTVQLISTAYVAGKRTGSCPEAFGPVESFHNVYEETKYRAERTAAKRCARNGIVLTVHRPSIVYGDAVTGRTFLFNALYYPVRTLHFFQKVYAKDILSADGAKARAMGVCLEKSGELRLPLRIAGSDERGVNLIPVDHFVRAFMAIRAAARQEGGVFHIVNPRTTTMAELVDFSRRFFGLTGIEVACPDDFDTRPRNGLELLFENHIHAYGSYMHDARIFEHSRAAAILTRHDISCPEFTSDIFATCMRYALEVDWGRNPDPVSRGSDVGSSAG, encoded by the coding sequence ATGTCCTCCCAACTTCGCCGACAAACCATCCTGGTCACCGGGGGCACGGGCCTTCTCGGCAGCCATATTATCGCGCGCCTGCTGGCCGACGGGCACAACGTGCTGGCCCTGGCCCGCGGTCGAGGCGAACTGAGCGCCGCGCAGCGGATGGTGCGGCGGCTGGACTGGTTCGGCCTTCCCCATGACCAGCGCGACCGGCTGGAGGTCCTGGAGGGGCGACTGGAGCGGCCCGGTCTCGGACTGGATGCGCGGAGTGCGCAATATGTGCGCTCAGAAGTGGACGAAACCATCCATTGCGCTTCGGACACGTCCTTTTCCGCCGACAAGCGCGAACAGGTGGTACGTGCCAATGTTCAAGGGCTGGAACATCTGCTGGACCTGCTCCAGGGGAGCCGCTGCCGCACAGTGCAATTGATCAGCACGGCCTATGTGGCCGGAAAGCGTACTGGCTCATGCCCGGAAGCCTTCGGGCCGGTCGAATCGTTCCACAATGTCTATGAGGAAACCAAGTATCGGGCGGAGCGGACAGCCGCAAAGCGATGCGCCCGCAACGGAATCGTGCTGACGGTGCATCGTCCCTCCATTGTCTACGGAGACGCGGTCACCGGCAGGACCTTTCTGTTCAACGCCCTGTATTATCCGGTGCGCACCCTGCATTTTTTTCAGAAAGTGTACGCCAAAGACATATTGTCAGCGGACGGGGCCAAGGCCCGGGCCATGGGGGTTTGCCTGGAGAAGAGCGGCGAGCTGCGCCTGCCCCTGCGCATCGCCGGTTCGGACGAACGCGGGGTGAACCTGATCCCGGTGGACCATTTCGTCCGGGCCTTCATGGCCATTCGCGCGGCGGCCCGCCAGGAAGGAGGGGTGTTCCACATCGTGAATCCCCGGACCACCACCATGGCGGAGCTTGTGGATTTCTCCCGGCGGTTCTTCGGCCTGACGGGAATCGAGGTTGCATGCCCGGACGACTTCGACACCAGACCGCGAAACGGTCTGGAACTGCTGTTCGAGAACCACATTCACGCCTACGGCTCTTATATGCACGATGCTCGGATATTTGAACATTCTCGAGCCGCGGCGATTCTGACCAGGCATGACATTTCCTGTCCGGAATTCACCTCCGACATCTTCGCGACCTGCATGCGGTATGCCCTGGAAGTGGACTGGGGCAGAAATCCGGATCCGGTGTCCCGGGGATCGGATGTTGGATCGAGCGCGGGGTGA
- a CDS encoding lmo0937 family membrane protein: MLWTIFGLFLGMWLLGLIFGYTAGGLVHVLLVVAVIVMVIQLLDQAGGANIQPSMKR; the protein is encoded by the coding sequence ATGCTTTGGACTATCTTCGGACTATTTTTGGGCATGTGGTTGTTGGGATTGATATTCGGATACACGGCAGGCGGATTGGTGCATGTTCTTCTTGTCGTCGCCGTCATCGTTATGGTGATCCAGCTTCTCGACCAGGCGGGGGGAGCGAACATACAACCATCCATGAAACGGTAA
- a CDS encoding PRC-barrel domain-containing protein, with amino-acid sequence MKTLLTSIIIGLLSLSPAFAEQQKNVFIDSRQKMDKEYSHASEVMGKDVYVTRESDVPKSVTEEPQGWENIGSIDDFIVTRDGDVQAVLINVGGFLGMGGRTVAVDMKALEIVEREGQDDYYFVLPETTKEQLENAPEYQAEGRMGQRGRDNQREMRQEGRMDTNQQKDRQIATDPMRSQRATEVEPQEGYQRVSSGLITADDLQGASVYGSNNESVADVKEVLMTPDGKVELLIVDVGGFLGMGARSIAIDVNEADIHKDANNDVRVYIPMSEKELRQMPVYKR; translated from the coding sequence ATGAAAACTTTATTGACAAGCATTATTATCGGATTACTGAGCTTGAGCCCCGCATTCGCGGAACAGCAGAAAAACGTTTTTATCGATTCTCGGCAAAAAATGGATAAGGAATATTCCCATGCCTCCGAAGTAATGGGCAAGGACGTCTATGTCACTCGGGAAAGCGATGTGCCAAAATCCGTCACTGAAGAACCTCAGGGATGGGAGAACATCGGCAGCATTGATGATTTCATCGTTACTCGAGATGGCGATGTCCAGGCTGTATTGATTAATGTCGGTGGCTTTCTGGGAATGGGAGGCCGCACAGTGGCCGTAGATATGAAGGCCTTGGAAATCGTGGAAAGAGAAGGTCAGGATGATTACTATTTTGTCCTTCCTGAAACCACGAAAGAACAACTTGAGAATGCTCCTGAATACCAGGCTGAAGGGAGAATGGGCCAAAGAGGCAGGGACAATCAAAGAGAGATGCGACAAGAAGGTCGCATGGACACGAATCAACAGAAAGATCGTCAAATCGCCACTGACCCAATGCGTTCTCAGCGAGCCACAGAAGTGGAACCTCAAGAAGGATATCAGCGGGTATCATCTGGCCTGATCACCGCGGACGACCTGCAAGGCGCGAGTGTCTATGGCTCCAACAATGAAAGTGTGGCCGATGTAAAGGAAGTATTGATGACACCTGACGGTAAAGTTGAACTGCTTATCGTGGACGTAGGTGGTTTTCTCGGCATGGGCGCCCGCAGCATAGCTATCGATGTGAATGAAGCCGACATTCACAAGGATGCGAACAATGATGTTCGCGTCTACATTCCCATGAGTGAGAAAGAACTGCGTCAAATGCCGGTGTACAAAAGATAA